A window of the Candidatus Nanopelagicales bacterium genome harbors these coding sequences:
- the nrdR gene encoding transcriptional regulator NrdR, which yields MQCPFCRKADSRVVDSRASDEASLIRRRRQCPDCGRRFTTVETPSLNVLKRSGASEPFTRAKVVAGVSKACQGRPVSGDDLARLAQQVEDAVRQSGCAEVPSGEVGLAILGPLRDLDEVAYLRFASVYRGFSSLADFEKEISDLRSAGDDQAGVEPAAE from the coding sequence ATGCAGTGCCCCTTCTGTCGCAAGGCGGATTCGCGAGTAGTTGATTCGCGGGCGAGCGATGAGGCCAGCTTGATTCGCCGTCGTCGGCAGTGCCCAGACTGTGGACGACGCTTCACGACCGTGGAAACACCGAGCCTGAACGTGTTGAAGCGTAGTGGGGCGTCCGAGCCGTTCACCAGGGCGAAGGTAGTAGCAGGCGTGAGCAAGGCGTGTCAGGGGAGACCGGTCAGCGGCGATGACCTGGCCAGACTGGCGCAGCAAGTTGAGGATGCGGTGAGGCAGTCAGGGTGCGCGGAGGTCCCCAGCGGCGAGGTGGGACTGGCGATCCTGGGACCGTTGCGCGACCTTGACGAGGTCGCGTACCTGCGCTTCGCGTCTGTCTACAGGGGATTCAGTTCTTTGGCGGATTTCGAGAAGGAGATCTCGGATCTTCGGTCCGCTGGTGACGATCAGGCTGGCGTCGAGCCCGCAGCGGAGTAG
- a CDS encoding vitamin B12-dependent ribonucleotide reductase, with protein MTEISADRRGLKVGHTFSTDGVHPFDEVVWERRDVTQTNWRTGEVVFEQPGVEFPESWSVNASTIVATKYFRGALGTESREWSLKQLLTRVVDRYVTLGLDNGYFATEADAEVFGQELIWLLLHQHFSFNSPVWFNVGTSSPEQVSACFILSVDDTMDSILNWYREEGLIFKGGSGAGLNLSKIRSSKELLRSSGGTASGPVSFMRGADASAGTIKSGGATRRAAKMVVLDVDHPDIEEFIETKVREEEKIRVLRDAGYEMDLDGRDITSVQYQNANNSVRVSDEFMRAVDSDSEFALVGRTTGEVIEKVDAKRLFRKMAEAAWACADPGIQYDDTINDWHTNPEAGRITASNPCSEYMSLDNSSCNLASLNLLNFLSDTDTFDTERFVKAVELIITAMDISICFAAFPTEAIAQTTRDFRQLGLGYANLGAVLMASGLAYDSDAGRAFAAAVTSVMTGTAYRRSAELASVVGPYAGYARNAEAHIRVMRKHAGATDSIRSVSSFDRDVIKAAAHAWRECLDMGAKNGWRNAQATVLAPTGTIGFMMDCDTTGIEPDFSLVKFKKLVGGGSMQIVNQTVPRALRKLGYPEETIEAIVEHIATNGNVLGAPGLREEHYSVFDCAVGERAITPMGHVRMMAAVQPMLSGAISKTVNLPSEATVEDVEDIYYQGWRLGLKALAIYRDASKVGQPLSGSKAASADSDEESQQRPTRRRLPKKRPSQTVSFAVGGAEGYMTAGSYPDDGLGEVFLKLGKQGSTLAGVMDAFSIAVSIALQYGVPLDAFVSKFVNMRFEPAGMTDDPDIRMAQSIMDYIFRRLALDYLPHEERSALGIHTAEERARALAGEKGAIAEESEADLDIDALRQSAPVNIESGGVGGAHSTAELMEVITGESADAPLCMTCGIKMRPAGSCYVCEGCGSTSGCS; from the coding sequence ATGACGGAGATCAGCGCTGATCGCAGGGGCCTGAAGGTTGGCCACACATTCAGCACCGATGGAGTCCACCCATTCGACGAGGTCGTCTGGGAGCGGCGAGACGTCACGCAGACGAACTGGAGGACGGGCGAGGTTGTCTTCGAGCAGCCTGGAGTTGAATTCCCCGAGTCATGGAGCGTGAACGCGTCCACGATCGTCGCGACGAAGTACTTCCGAGGAGCGTTGGGCACCGAGTCCCGGGAATGGTCGCTGAAGCAGCTCCTGACACGGGTCGTCGACAGATACGTGACCCTTGGCCTTGACAACGGATACTTCGCGACCGAGGCCGACGCGGAGGTCTTCGGACAGGAGCTGATCTGGCTGTTGCTTCATCAGCACTTCTCGTTCAACTCGCCTGTGTGGTTCAACGTCGGCACCTCAAGCCCCGAGCAGGTATCGGCCTGCTTCATCTTGTCAGTTGACGACACGATGGATTCGATCTTGAACTGGTACCGGGAGGAAGGCCTGATCTTCAAGGGCGGCTCCGGAGCGGGTCTGAACCTGTCCAAGATTCGCTCCAGCAAGGAGCTGTTGAGATCCTCTGGCGGAACCGCGAGCGGTCCGGTGTCGTTCATGCGCGGTGCTGATGCCTCCGCCGGGACGATCAAGTCCGGTGGTGCGACTCGGCGGGCCGCGAAGATGGTGGTTCTGGATGTGGATCATCCGGACATCGAGGAGTTCATTGAGACCAAGGTCCGGGAAGAAGAGAAGATCCGCGTCCTGCGAGACGCTGGCTACGAGATGGACCTCGACGGTCGCGACATAACGTCTGTTCAGTACCAGAACGCGAACAACTCGGTCCGGGTGTCGGATGAGTTCATGCGTGCGGTTGACTCCGATTCTGAGTTTGCCTTGGTTGGACGCACGACGGGTGAGGTCATCGAGAAGGTCGATGCCAAGCGACTGTTTCGCAAGATGGCCGAAGCTGCCTGGGCGTGCGCTGACCCAGGAATTCAATACGACGACACGATCAACGACTGGCACACCAATCCCGAGGCCGGCCGAATCACGGCGAGCAATCCGTGCAGTGAGTACATGTCGCTCGACAACAGCTCCTGCAACTTGGCGTCGCTCAACTTGCTCAACTTCCTGTCGGACACTGACACGTTCGACACCGAGCGTTTCGTCAAGGCCGTGGAACTGATCATCACGGCGATGGACATCTCTATCTGTTTCGCGGCTTTCCCAACAGAGGCGATAGCTCAGACCACGCGGGACTTCCGCCAGCTCGGACTGGGGTACGCCAACCTGGGCGCTGTTCTGATGGCGTCGGGTCTCGCATACGATTCCGATGCCGGCCGGGCGTTCGCGGCTGCGGTGACCAGCGTAATGACCGGTACGGCTTACCGCCGGTCCGCGGAACTGGCCTCTGTTGTCGGCCCCTATGCGGGGTACGCGCGGAACGCTGAGGCGCACATCCGAGTCATGCGCAAGCACGCTGGCGCGACGGATTCCATCAGGTCCGTGTCCTCGTTCGACCGCGACGTGATCAAGGCGGCCGCTCATGCCTGGCGCGAGTGTCTTGACATGGGAGCCAAGAACGGTTGGCGGAACGCGCAGGCTACGGTCCTTGCTCCTACGGGGACTATCGGCTTCATGATGGACTGCGACACAACCGGGATCGAGCCGGACTTCTCCTTGGTGAAGTTCAAGAAGCTCGTGGGCGGCGGATCCATGCAGATCGTCAACCAGACAGTCCCGAGAGCCTTGCGCAAACTTGGTTACCCCGAGGAGACGATCGAGGCGATCGTTGAGCACATCGCGACCAATGGCAATGTGCTCGGCGCTCCCGGTCTGCGTGAGGAGCACTATTCGGTGTTCGACTGTGCTGTGGGCGAACGCGCCATTACCCCCATGGGGCATGTTCGGATGATGGCCGCGGTGCAGCCGATGCTGTCCGGCGCGATCTCGAAGACCGTGAACCTGCCCAGCGAGGCAACGGTCGAGGACGTCGAGGACATCTACTATCAGGGGTGGCGACTGGGACTGAAAGCCCTGGCTATCTACCGCGACGCTTCCAAGGTGGGTCAGCCGCTGTCCGGCTCAAAGGCCGCGTCCGCTGATTCCGATGAGGAAAGCCAACAGCGTCCCACCCGTCGCAGGCTCCCGAAGAAGCGTCCTTCGCAGACCGTTTCGTTCGCTGTAGGCGGGGCGGAAGGCTACATGACTGCTGGTTCGTACCCTGACGATGGTTTGGGCGAGGTGTTCCTCAAGCTCGGCAAGCAGGGTTCAACATTGGCTGGCGTGATGGACGCCTTCTCGATAGCGGTCTCGATTGCCCTGCAATATGGTGTGCCGCTGGACGCGTTCGTATCCAAGTTCGTGAACATGCGGTTTGAGCCAGCGGGAATGACTGATGACCCGGACATCCGGATGGCCCAGTCGATCATGGACTACATATTCCGCCGGTTGGCGCTTGACTACCTGCCGCACGAGGAGCGGTCGGCCCTGGGAATCCACACTGCCGAGGAACGCGCACGCGCTCTCGCCGGAGAGAAGGGGGCGATCGCGGAAGAGTCCGAAGCGGATCTGGACATAGATGCTTTGCGCCAGTCAGCGCCTGTGAACATCGAGTCTGGAGGCGTCGGCGGTGCCCATTCCACCGCGGAACTGATGGAAGTGATAACCGGCGAGTCCGCTGACGCCCCGCTGTGCATGACCTGTGGGATCAAGATGCGGCCTGCCGGTTCGTGCTACGTCTGCGAAGGGTGCGGATCGACAAGCGGGTGCAGCTAG